One segment of Marvinbryantia formatexigens DSM 14469 DNA contains the following:
- a CDS encoding GntR family transcriptional regulator yields the protein MKVVLSNQSELPIYAQIREQIKEQISNGQIAEGTLLPSIRQLAKDLGISVITTTRAYRELESGGYIASVQGKGSIVLKRDNKVIREQYRCQMEEHLDAAIEASKKLDMTDEELVEALQVLQKQHRR from the coding sequence ATGAAAGTTGTACTTTCAAACCAATCTGAACTTCCCATATATGCGCAGATACGGGAGCAGATAAAGGAACAGATTTCAAATGGACAGATTGCGGAGGGCACCCTGCTTCCGTCTATCCGCCAGCTTGCAAAAGATCTGGGGATCAGTGTGATCACCACAACGCGCGCTTACCGGGAACTGGAGAGCGGGGGCTATATCGCCTCAGTACAGGGAAAAGGAAGCATTGTGCTAAAGCGTGATAACAAGGTCATCCGGGAGCAGTACCGCTGTCAGATGGAGGAGCATCTGGACGCAGCGATTGAAGCATCGAAGAAGCTGGATATGACGGATGAGGAGCTTGTGGAGGCGCTGCAGGTTCTGCAGAAGCAGCACAGGCGCTGA
- a CDS encoding DNA-3-methyladenine glycosylase I: protein MERCRWCLCNEKMIKYHDEEWGMPLHDDRKQFEFLMMEAMQCGLNWNMMIQKREIFRTCFDGFDYEKVAAYQEADIRRIMETEGMIRSRRKIEAVIHNAVCFLKIREEFGTFSEYLWKFSEGKTIQYMGHQKGNLPARNGLSDMVSKDLKKRGFKYLGSVTVYSHLQACGIINDHAESCFRYKEVTAGVPVVRKRRDKEA, encoded by the coding sequence ATGGAACGATGCAGGTGGTGCCTGTGCAATGAAAAAATGATAAAATACCACGATGAGGAATGGGGGATGCCGCTGCATGATGACAGGAAGCAGTTTGAGTTTCTGATGATGGAAGCCATGCAGTGCGGGCTGAACTGGAATATGATGATCCAGAAGCGGGAAATATTCCGAACATGCTTTGACGGGTTTGATTATGAAAAGGTAGCCGCCTATCAGGAGGCGGATATTCGGAGAATTATGGAAACCGAAGGGATGATACGGTCCAGGAGAAAGATCGAGGCGGTTATTCATAATGCGGTATGTTTCCTGAAAATCCGGGAAGAGTTCGGTACGTTCAGTGAGTATCTGTGGAAGTTTTCAGAGGGAAAAACCATACAGTACATGGGACACCAGAAAGGAAATCTGCCTGCCAGAAACGGACTGTCGGACATGGTCAGTAAAGATCTGAAAAAGCGTGGGTTTAAATATCTCGGCTCTGTTACGGTGTATTCTCATTTGCAGGCTTGCGGAATCATCAATGACCATGCAGAAAGCTGTTTTCGCTATAAGGAAGTGACGGCAGGTGTTCCGGTAGTCCGCAAGCGCCGTGATAAGGAAGCGTGA
- a CDS encoding MATE family efflux transporter: protein MNKKRSLDLTSGPIFRTLAALAMPIMASSFLATAYNITDMAWTGMLGSKAVAGIGVGGMFVWLSQGVVLFPRMGGQVNMAQCCGSGRLQEARDYAAASLQLTILLGVLYGGACLLFLHPLLSFFQMNDAETYEAAQIYTTITCGLIIFSFLTQTLTGLYTAQGDSRTPFKANLVGLISNMILDPLLILGVGPFPRLEAAGAAIATVSAQVIVLTVLLVEILRAAPEGNLLKTVRIFKRVSGSCYRNISRIGIPSALQSAAYCIISMILTRMVSAFGPGAIATQRVGGQIESLSWNTADGFGAALNAFVAQNFGAKKVQRIREGYRISMRALVVWGLLITAAFLLLPRSISRLFFYEPEVIETSTNYLTIIGFSEVFMSVELMTVGALSGLGKTTLCSAISILFTGARIPLALLLSLTSLGLSGIWWALTLTSVAKGIIFYFTFQIVSRRVSKNQTANMVSDRRKTQ from the coding sequence ATGAATAAAAAGCGTTCACTGGATTTAACCTCCGGTCCCATTTTCAGAACACTCGCTGCACTTGCCATGCCAATCATGGCATCCTCGTTTCTCGCCACCGCCTACAATATCACCGACATGGCGTGGACCGGAATGCTCGGTTCGAAAGCCGTCGCCGGTATTGGCGTCGGAGGCATGTTCGTCTGGCTCTCCCAGGGAGTCGTTCTGTTTCCGCGCATGGGCGGGCAGGTAAATATGGCACAGTGCTGCGGCAGCGGACGCCTGCAGGAGGCGCGCGACTACGCGGCTGCTTCTCTGCAGCTTACCATTCTCCTTGGAGTTCTCTACGGCGGTGCCTGCCTGCTCTTTCTGCATCCTCTTCTTTCCTTTTTTCAGATGAATGATGCAGAAACCTATGAAGCAGCACAGATTTACACGACTATCACCTGCGGATTGATTATTTTCAGTTTCTTAACCCAGACGCTCACCGGACTTTACACAGCGCAGGGTGATTCACGGACGCCCTTCAAGGCGAATCTGGTCGGATTGATCTCAAATATGATTCTCGATCCTCTGCTGATTCTGGGCGTTGGTCCCTTTCCCCGGCTGGAAGCCGCCGGCGCCGCCATCGCCACCGTCTCGGCACAGGTGATTGTTCTCACCGTTCTCTTAGTGGAAATTCTGCGCGCCGCACCGGAGGGCAATCTTCTGAAAACTGTGCGCATTTTCAAGCGTGTTTCCGGAAGCTGCTACCGGAATATCAGCCGGATCGGCATTCCCTCTGCCCTGCAGTCTGCCGCCTACTGCATCATTTCCATGATTCTGACGCGCATGGTCTCTGCTTTCGGTCCCGGCGCAATCGCTACTCAGAGAGTCGGCGGGCAGATTGAATCTCTCTCATGGAACACTGCGGACGGGTTTGGCGCTGCCCTGAATGCTTTTGTCGCACAAAATTTTGGTGCAAAGAAAGTACAGCGTATCCGTGAAGGCTACCGCATCTCCATGCGGGCGCTTGTTGTCTGGGGGCTTCTCATCACAGCCGCCTTTCTCCTGCTGCCCCGCTCTATCTCGCGCCTGTTTTTCTACGAACCGGAAGTCATCGAAACTTCAACAAATTATCTGACTATCATCGGATTCAGCGAGGTTTTTATGAGCGTCGAGCTGATGACGGTCGGCGCACTCTCCGGTCTTGGAAAAACCACGCTCTGCAGTGCGATCAGTATCCTTTTCACCGGTGCGCGCATCCCGCTTGCCCTGCTGCTCTCCCTCACCAGCCTTGGTCTCTCCGGTATCTGGTGGGCGCTGACACTCACCTCCGTAGCAAAAGGAATTATCTTTTACTTTACGTTTCAGATTGTCAGCCGGCGCGTCTCAAAAAATCAGACAGCCAACATGGTAAGCGACCGCCGCAAGACCCAGTGA
- a CDS encoding S1C family serine protease codes for MENNYYENREPQQVPQYEEPENRKTNGHGKHSQTVGILAAAALIALACGYAGSWAASQNAGKVVIQKVTGSSGTGSSDGEEMSATDVAAAISPTVVSIATEQIQYNQFWYGAQVSSGAGSGVIISEDGYILTCAHVVSGADSIAVTDYEGNEYQAQLVGSYETGDIAVIKIDAQGLQAATLGDSDQVKLAETVYAVGNPGGTLGGSITDGIISATERTITVALDSSSQSYGFGSVRNAVSLDVLQTSTAVSPGNSGGGLFNSSGELIGIVNAKGSGDSQEGIGFAIPINTAQEIATGLINDGYYTGDTLTESENDAVMNITVSEIGSEQAQLAGVEAGLYVRSVEEGGASDGLLEAGDRIISVEDTVIKTVKQLSNVLAKYEPGETVSVSVERNGKMITTDITLAQNQNQTESSEETE; via the coding sequence ATGGAGAATAATTATTATGAGAACAGGGAACCGCAGCAGGTTCCGCAGTATGAAGAACCGGAAAACAGGAAAACAAACGGGCACGGAAAGCATTCGCAGACGGTGGGAATCCTGGCTGCCGCGGCGCTGATTGCGCTGGCATGCGGTTATGCGGGCTCCTGGGCAGCCAGCCAGAACGCCGGGAAGGTGGTCATCCAGAAGGTGACAGGCAGCTCCGGCACCGGAAGCAGCGACGGGGAAGAGATGTCCGCGACGGACGTTGCGGCGGCTATCAGCCCGACGGTCGTTTCCATCGCGACCGAGCAGATTCAGTACAATCAGTTCTGGTACGGCGCGCAGGTATCCAGCGGCGCGGGAAGCGGCGTCATCATCAGTGAGGATGGCTATATCCTCACCTGCGCACATGTTGTCTCCGGCGCGGATTCCATCGCGGTGACGGACTACGAGGGCAACGAATATCAGGCGCAGCTCGTGGGAAGCTATGAGACGGGCGACATTGCCGTCATTAAAATTGATGCGCAGGGGCTGCAGGCGGCTACGCTGGGGGACAGCGACCAGGTGAAGCTGGCGGAGACGGTATATGCAGTCGGAAATCCGGGCGGAACGCTTGGCGGCAGCATTACGGACGGTATTATCAGCGCAACAGAGCGTACCATCACGGTAGCTCTGGACAGCAGCAGTCAGAGCTACGGATTTGGCTCTGTGAGAAATGCTGTTTCGCTGGATGTGCTCCAGACAAGCACGGCGGTCAGCCCCGGAAATTCAGGCGGCGGGCTCTTTAACAGCAGCGGCGAGCTGATTGGCATTGTCAACGCAAAGGGTTCCGGCGACAGCCAGGAGGGCATCGGTTTTGCCATCCCGATTAACACAGCGCAGGAAATCGCCACCGGGCTGATTAACGACGGATATTATACCGGAGATACACTGACAGAGAGCGAGAATGACGCTGTTATGAACATTACTGTATCCGAAATCGGCAGTGAGCAGGCGCAGCTTGCCGGTGTGGAAGCCGGACTTTACGTGCGGTCTGTGGAGGAAGGCGGCGCGTCCGACGGTCTGCTGGAGGCGGGCGACCGTATTATCAGCGTGGAGGACACGGTAATCAAAACGGTAAAGCAGCTCTCCAACGTCCTTGCAAAATATGAGCCGGGTGAGACCGTCAGCGTGTCTGTAGAGCGAAACGGAAAGATGATAACTACGGATATCACGCTGGCGCAAAACCAGAACCAGACAGAGAGCAGCGAGGAGACGGAATAA
- the ftsH gene encoding ATP-dependent zinc metalloprotease FtsH yields the protein MDKEKKKKILIICTVVLVVLILLNTVVARMLMSDTGAEEVTYDTFLEELENENIDRVQVESTRIYYTLKEDSSGMVFPESLFGGVFQNRQEKYYYTERMSDPKLVDRLYESGAVFSQVNQESGGVFSTILSLVLSVGLPVLLYFLLIRYFLKKMGNGNSFMSFGKSNAKVYVQSTDGVSFAEVAGEDEAKEALMEIVNYLHNPEKYQKIGAKMPKGALLVGPPGTGKTLLAKAVAGEARVPFFSISGSEFVELFAGMGAAKVRDLFKQAGERAPCIVFIDEIDTVGKKRDAQGYSGNDEREQTLNQLLTEMDGFDASKGVVILGACNRPDSLDPALLRPGRFDRRIPVELPDYIGREEILRVHAKKVRMGSDVNLKEIAKAASGASGADLANMINEAALRAVREGREYVTQEDMEESIETVLVGYKKKNGILSEKEKMIVAYHEIGHAIVAAKQSQSAPVTKITIIPRTSGALGFTMQTEEKEHYLMGKQELLEKISVLAGGRAAEELVFKEITTGAANDIEQATKLARAMISRYGMSEDFGMVAMERVENVYLGGDTSLNCSDALAEEIDRQVIALVKSRQERAKEILQENIQKLHELAEYLYREETISGELFMKMLEGRTENGE from the coding sequence ATGGATAAGGAAAAAAAGAAAAAAATTCTGATTATCTGTACGGTGGTGCTGGTGGTACTTATTCTGCTGAATACGGTGGTCGCCAGAATGCTGATGTCGGATACGGGCGCAGAGGAAGTGACCTACGACACATTCCTGGAGGAGCTGGAAAATGAGAATATTGACCGCGTGCAGGTGGAGAGCACCCGGATTTACTATACACTGAAGGAGGACAGCTCCGGCATGGTCTTTCCGGAAAGCCTTTTCGGCGGCGTTTTCCAGAACAGGCAGGAGAAATATTACTACACCGAGCGGATGTCGGACCCGAAGCTGGTGGACCGTCTGTATGAATCGGGCGCAGTATTCTCGCAGGTAAACCAGGAGAGCGGCGGGGTCTTCAGCACAATTCTAAGTCTGGTTTTAAGCGTGGGGCTGCCGGTGCTGCTGTATTTCCTTCTGATACGCTATTTTCTGAAGAAAATGGGAAACGGAAACAGCTTTATGAGCTTTGGAAAGTCAAACGCCAAGGTGTATGTGCAGTCCACGGACGGCGTATCGTTTGCGGAAGTAGCAGGCGAGGACGAGGCGAAGGAGGCGCTGATGGAGATTGTAAACTATCTGCATAATCCGGAGAAGTACCAGAAAATCGGTGCGAAGATGCCGAAGGGTGCGCTGCTTGTAGGACCGCCGGGTACCGGAAAAACCCTGCTGGCAAAGGCGGTGGCGGGCGAGGCGCGTGTGCCGTTTTTCTCGATATCCGGTTCGGAATTTGTCGAGCTGTTTGCCGGAATGGGCGCCGCCAAGGTGCGCGATCTGTTCAAACAGGCAGGGGAACGGGCGCCCTGTATCGTCTTTATCGATGAGATAGATACCGTAGGAAAGAAAAGAGACGCCCAGGGTTATTCCGGAAATGATGAGCGCGAGCAGACGCTTAATCAGCTCTTAACGGAAATGGATGGTTTTGATGCTTCCAAAGGCGTGGTAATCCTGGGCGCCTGCAACCGTCCGGACAGCCTTGACCCGGCGCTGCTCCGTCCCGGAAGATTCGATCGGAGGATTCCGGTGGAGCTGCCGGATTACATCGGCAGGGAGGAAATCCTCCGTGTCCATGCGAAAAAGGTGCGGATGGGCTCTGATGTCAATTTAAAGGAGATTGCCAAAGCCGCCTCCGGAGCTTCCGGCGCGGACCTTGCCAATATGATTAATGAGGCGGCTCTGCGCGCCGTCCGCGAGGGAAGGGAGTATGTGACGCAGGAGGACATGGAGGAAAGCATCGAGACGGTTCTGGTCGGGTACAAAAAGAAAAACGGCATTCTTTCCGAGAAGGAAAAAATGATTGTCGCGTACCACGAAATCGGTCACGCCATCGTGGCGGCGAAGCAGAGTCAGTCGGCTCCGGTTACAAAGATTACGATTATTCCGCGTACCTCCGGCGCGCTGGGCTTCACCATGCAGACGGAGGAGAAGGAGCATTATCTGATGGGCAAACAGGAGCTCCTGGAGAAGATTTCCGTGCTTGCAGGCGGCAGGGCGGCAGAGGAGCTGGTGTTTAAAGAAATTACCACCGGCGCCGCCAACGACATCGAGCAGGCGACAAAGCTGGCGAGAGCAATGATTTCCAGATACGGCATGTCGGAGGATTTCGGAATGGTGGCAATGGAGCGGGTGGAAAACGTATACCTTGGCGGGGATACCTCGCTGAACTGCTCCGACGCGCTGGCGGAGGAAATAGACCGGCAGGTGATTGCGCTGGTAAAGAGCAGGCAGGAGCGTGCAAAGGAGATTCTTCAGGAGAATATACAGAAGCTGCATGAGCTTGCGGAATATCTGTACCGCGAAGAAACGATAAGCGGAGAATTATTTATGAAAATGCTGGAAGGGAGAACAGAAAATGGAGAATAA
- a CDS encoding DUF4340 domain-containing protein: MKRKTITMSVTVLALAALVGGYMALKEHNEQAEEEEALQAEGEVIWETDTDSLTAISFFIGDDQYTFEKESGSWQLAGDETFPVDEEVLEELFAAVTPLKALRTLTDVEDTAEYGMEDPQNVITLDMEDGTEQVLTIGDNNESTGNDYLMLADSDTTVYTVSSDVRTAIYDGLYDYAVSEELPPITQDNITGITFNSEDTSYMIYKEEDTWMAEGDGVKDSANTDITSELVAQISGVYYVDYLEHDCEGEDLAQYGLEEPFATLTITYEEDDSAKSKTIKIGSTDSEGNYYTQLSGSTQVHTIAPGMVEPFLEYTAEKIVQTETDAESETAEDASEAETEAESKTAEDASEAETETESEAADDDSEEKSEAESEAADVGETDDETADAGETENETDE; the protein is encoded by the coding sequence ATGAAAAGAAAAACAATTACCATGAGCGTCACAGTGCTGGCGCTCGCCGCTCTGGTGGGCGGATATATGGCACTGAAGGAGCATAATGAGCAGGCGGAGGAAGAGGAAGCGCTGCAGGCGGAGGGAGAGGTGATCTGGGAGACGGATACGGACAGTCTGACGGCGATATCGTTCTTTATCGGTGACGACCAGTACACCTTTGAGAAGGAGAGCGGCTCCTGGCAGCTTGCGGGGGATGAAACCTTTCCCGTGGATGAGGAGGTCCTGGAGGAGCTTTTTGCGGCGGTCACGCCGCTGAAAGCCCTGCGCACGCTGACCGATGTGGAGGATACCGCGGAGTACGGCATGGAGGACCCGCAGAATGTAATCACGCTGGATATGGAGGATGGCACGGAGCAGGTGCTGACCATCGGTGATAATAATGAGAGCACCGGCAACGATTATCTGATGCTGGCAGATTCGGACACCACCGTTTATACGGTCAGCTCCGATGTGCGGACAGCAATTTATGACGGTCTGTATGATTACGCCGTCAGCGAGGAGCTTCCGCCAATCACGCAGGATAACATTACCGGTATTACCTTTAACAGTGAGGATACATCCTACATGATTTATAAAGAGGAGGATACCTGGATGGCAGAGGGAGACGGTGTGAAGGACAGTGCGAATACAGATATTACCTCGGAGCTGGTGGCGCAGATTTCCGGCGTATATTATGTGGATTATCTGGAGCATGACTGCGAGGGCGAAGATCTGGCGCAGTACGGGCTGGAGGAGCCGTTCGCCACGCTGACGATTACCTATGAGGAGGATGATTCCGCCAAGAGCAAAACCATCAAAATCGGCAGTACGGACAGCGAGGGCAATTATTACACGCAGCTCTCCGGCTCCACCCAGGTACACACCATTGCACCCGGCATGGTAGAACCATTCCTGGAATATACGGCTGAAAAGATTGTGCAGACGGAGACGGATGCGGAGAGCGAAACCGCAGAGGACGCTTCTGAAGCAGAGACGGAAGCGGAGAGCAAAACCGCAGAGGACGCTTCTGAAGCAGAGACGGAAACAGAAAGTGAAGCTGCAGACGACGATTCTGAAGAAAAATCGGAAGCAGAAAGCGAAGCTGCGGACGTCGGGGAAACGGATGATGAGACTGCGGATGCCGGGGAGACGGAGAACGAAACAGACGAATAA
- a CDS encoding GldG family protein, whose translation MKIKSIKLEKGRRQTKHGSYSLMLTAIVVAAAVVVNLIVSELPSKYTQIDLTSAQLSVLTEQSEELLDSLTEDITIYYVVQDENRDTNVSRLLERYEGASGHIKVVEKDPVRYPKFTSQYTDESLTENSVIIECGGQSRIINYEDMYESEFNYNYYSYETTGFDAEGQITSAIAALSSGSLPKIYTLTGHNEATVGTSLQSSIEKENVQTEELNLISEERVPEDADAVMILSPQQDLTDAEAQKLLNYLRTGGRAVIVTDYSTEEMPNLESVLEYYGMEKAEGVVLESDNGHYVQVPYYLLPTIESTEVSEDLTGGGSYVLVAAAQGLQLSENTRDGLTVTSVLTTSDNSYSKTDVENMKTYAQEDGDIDGPFSIGALATETVELTEELLAETAEVSEDVSLDTVLDGLEIEEEEADTDADSGTDAESGTDTASDDADAESSADTDSETDTESGAEDEDAEDDTETAETRIAVFTSSSLLDESANQMVSGGNYRLFVNTISWLCGNETTVSIPAKSMSTEYLTVPAASASFWSILVIGVIPGGFLIAGLYTWLRRRRQ comes from the coding sequence ATGAAAATCAAATCAATCAAACTGGAAAAAGGGAGACGTCAGACAAAGCATGGCTCTTACAGTCTGATGCTCACAGCAATCGTCGTCGCAGCGGCGGTGGTCGTGAATCTGATTGTCTCGGAGCTCCCGTCAAAATATACGCAGATAGATCTGACGAGCGCGCAGCTCTCTGTGCTCACGGAGCAGAGCGAGGAGCTGCTGGATTCTCTCACGGAAGACATCACAATTTATTATGTGGTGCAGGATGAGAACCGCGATACGAACGTTTCCCGCCTGCTGGAGCGCTACGAGGGCGCTTCCGGACACATTAAGGTGGTGGAGAAGGACCCGGTGCGCTATCCGAAGTTCACCTCGCAGTACACCGACGAATCACTGACGGAGAACAGCGTCATCATAGAATGCGGCGGGCAGAGCAGAATTATTAATTATGAGGATATGTACGAGTCGGAATTTAACTATAATTATTATTCCTACGAGACTACCGGATTTGACGCGGAGGGGCAGATTACCAGCGCCATCGCGGCGCTCTCTTCGGGTAGCCTGCCGAAGATTTATACGCTGACAGGGCATAATGAGGCGACCGTGGGCACGTCTCTGCAAAGCTCGATTGAGAAGGAGAATGTGCAGACGGAGGAGCTGAATCTGATATCGGAGGAGCGTGTTCCGGAGGACGCTGACGCGGTTATGATTCTGTCGCCGCAGCAGGATCTGACGGATGCGGAGGCGCAGAAGCTTCTGAATTATCTGAGAACGGGCGGACGTGCGGTCATTGTGACGGATTACAGCACCGAGGAGATGCCGAATCTGGAATCGGTGCTGGAGTATTACGGAATGGAGAAAGCGGAGGGCGTGGTGCTGGAGAGCGATAACGGTCATTACGTCCAGGTGCCGTATTATCTGCTGCCGACGATTGAAAGCACGGAGGTATCGGAGGATCTGACCGGCGGCGGAAGTTACGTGCTGGTGGCAGCAGCGCAGGGACTGCAGCTCTCGGAGAATACGCGGGACGGACTTACCGTCACCAGCGTGCTGACTACCTCGGATAACTCGTATTCGAAAACAGATGTGGAGAACATGAAAACCTATGCGCAGGAGGACGGCGACATCGACGGACCGTTTTCCATCGGAGCGCTGGCGACGGAAACGGTAGAACTGACAGAGGAGCTTCTGGCGGAGACGGCGGAAGTATCGGAGGATGTGAGCCTGGATACCGTGCTGGATGGGCTGGAAATCGAAGAGGAGGAAGCGGATACAGATGCGGATTCCGGGACGGATGCAGAATCCGGGACGGACACGGCGTCTGACGATGCGGACGCAGAATCCAGTGCGGATACGGATTCTGAGACGGATACAGAAAGCGGCGCGGAGGATGAGGATGCGGAGGACGATACGGAAACCGCCGAGACGCGCATTGCAGTCTTTACGTCCTCCTCGCTTCTGGATGAGTCGGCAAATCAGATGGTGTCCGGCGGAAATTACCGTCTGTTTGTCAATACCATAAGCTGGCTCTGCGGAAATGAGACGACGGTATCCATTCCGGCGAAGAGTATGTCCACAGAGTATCTGACGGTCCCGGCGGCAAGCGCAAGCTTCTGGAGCATTCTGGTAATCGGTGTGATTCCGGGCGGATTTCTGATAGCGGGTCTGTACACCTGGCTGAGACGGAGACGGCAGTAG
- a CDS encoding ABC transporter permease subunit, whose translation MIAILKKEIKGYMTTMTGYVFIAFMLVVSGIYFTAYHLNGAYPKFAYTLNAVLVVFLIAVPILTMRILAEERKQKTDQLLLTSPVSVTEIVVGKYLALVFIFLIVVLVLALYPLILTQFGSIPYGETYAALFGFWLMGCSFLAIGLYISSVTESQVIAAVLTFLALFVCYLMDGIAGFFPETASASLLFLAALVLGAAFLIQYWTKNRVIAGIFLIAGEAVLVVLYMVNSTAFEGIIQDILGVFDISGHFSEFASGIFDITGVVYYLSIIGVFLFLTVESIQKRRWS comes from the coding sequence ATGATTGCGATATTAAAAAAGGAAATAAAGGGCTATATGACCACGATGACCGGCTATGTGTTTATTGCCTTTATGCTGGTGGTGAGCGGTATTTATTTTACGGCGTATCATTTAAACGGCGCTTATCCGAAATTTGCCTATACACTGAATGCGGTACTGGTGGTGTTTCTGATTGCGGTGCCGATTCTGACCATGCGTATTCTGGCGGAGGAGCGCAAACAGAAGACGGACCAGCTTCTGCTGACGTCGCCGGTTTCCGTGACGGAAATCGTGGTTGGAAAATATCTGGCGCTGGTGTTTATTTTCCTGATCGTGGTGCTGGTGCTGGCGCTTTATCCGCTGATTCTGACGCAGTTTGGCAGTATTCCATACGGGGAGACATATGCGGCGCTCTTTGGCTTCTGGCTGATGGGCTGCAGCTTTCTGGCAATCGGTCTGTATATTTCCTCCGTGACGGAGAGTCAGGTCATCGCGGCGGTGCTGACCTTCCTGGCGCTGTTTGTCTGCTATCTGATGGACGGTATTGCCGGTTTCTTCCCGGAAACGGCGTCGGCATCTCTGCTCTTTCTGGCGGCGCTGGTGCTGGGAGCCGCTTTTCTGATTCAGTACTGGACGAAAAACAGGGTGATTGCGGGCATCTTTCTGATTGCGGGCGAGGCGGTGCTGGTGGTGCTGTACATGGTAAATTCTACCGCATTTGAGGGCATTATCCAGGATATCCTCGGCGTGTTTGATATTTCCGGACATTTTTCCGAATTTGCCAGCGGCATTTTTGATATAACGGGAGTGGTTTACTATTTATCGATTATCGGTGTATTTCTGTTTCTGACGGTGGAGTCGATTCAGAAGAGACGCTGGAGCTAG
- a CDS encoding ABC transporter ATP-binding protein, with the protein MIEVKNLTKQYGIAKAVDNLSFTVEQGQIYGFLGPNGAGKSTTMNILTGYIAPSTGEVLINGHNILDEPEAARKCIGYLPEIPPVYPEMTVEEYLSFAAGLKKIPKKEQEEMIYDVMEMTDITTMKRRLIRNLSKGYRQRTGLAQALLGYPEIIILDEPMVGLDPKQIIEIRELIRGLGKKHTVILSSHILSEISAICDHIMIISHGNLVASDTPDNLVHLMKGSEALELTVEAKETDIRRALGGIEGIHSCEVKPSDEEDACDITVKTAGGTDLRRKLFYLFAEQKMPVLRMQQTRISLEDVFLELTDNPAAGVQQKEETPKKKRLFAGKGAKKE; encoded by the coding sequence TTGATTGAGGTGAAGAATTTAACAAAGCAGTACGGGATTGCGAAGGCGGTGGATAATCTGTCCTTCACGGTGGAGCAGGGGCAGATTTACGGCTTTCTCGGACCGAACGGCGCGGGCAAATCCACGACGATGAATATTCTGACCGGCTATATCGCGCCCAGCACAGGCGAGGTGCTGATAAACGGGCACAATATTCTCGACGAGCCGGAGGCGGCGCGCAAATGCATTGGATATCTGCCGGAGATTCCGCCGGTTTATCCGGAAATGACGGTGGAGGAATATTTAAGCTTTGCGGCGGGACTGAAGAAGATTCCGAAAAAGGAGCAGGAGGAAATGATTTACGATGTCATGGAAATGACGGACATCACGACGATGAAAAGACGCCTGATACGGAATCTCTCCAAGGGCTACCGGCAGAGAACCGGGCTGGCGCAGGCGCTGCTCGGCTATCCGGAGATCATCATTCTGGATGAGCCGATGGTGGGACTGGACCCGAAGCAGATTATTGAGATACGCGAGTTGATCCGCGGTCTTGGAAAAAAACATACAGTTATTTTAAGCTCCCATATTCTTTCAGAAATCAGTGCAATCTGCGACCATATTATGATTATTTCGCACGGAAATCTGGTGGCGAGCGATACGCCGGACAATCTTGTGCATCTGATGAAGGGCTCCGAGGCGCTGGAGCTGACGGTGGAGGCGAAGGAAACGGATATCCGCAGAGCACTTGGCGGGATTGAGGGGATTCATTCCTGCGAGGTAAAGCCGTCGGATGAGGAGGACGCCTGCGATATTACCGTAAAAACAGCGGGCGGCACCGACCTGCGCAGAAAGCTTTTCTACCTTTTTGCGGAGCAGAAAATGCCGGTGCTGCGTATGCAGCAGACGCGCATTTCCCTGGAGGATGTCTTCCTGGAGCTGACGGATAATCCGGCGGCGGGCGTTCAGCAGAAAGAGGAGACGCCGAAGAAGAAGCGGCTGTTTGCCGGGAAGGGAGCGAAGAAAGAATGA